The following proteins come from a genomic window of Parambassis ranga chromosome 4, fParRan2.1, whole genome shotgun sequence:
- the fryl gene encoding protein furry homolog-like isoform X2 → MKRLGLLAMGHTIEEDPVRGEEPVTKVDPQMGSSRSARSNQTRLRASAPVSSSVSRRRAPSSVTPLSWEKHNITAMSSITIDPELKPGEFVIKSLFAEFAVLAEKKIEMVMAEPLEKPLSRSLQRGEDAQFDQLISSMSSIAEHCLPSLLRTLFDWYRRQSGTEDESYEYRPRSSTKSKGDEQHRDKDYLLERRDLAIDFIFCLVSVEVLKQIPLHPVPDVLVHEVLNLAFKHFKHKEGYCGPNTGNVHIIADLYAEVIGVLTQSKFQAVRKKFITELKELRQKEQSPYIVQSIISLIMGMKFFRVKMYPVEDFEASFQFMQECAQYFLEVKDKDIKHALAGLFVEILIPVAAAVKNEVNVPCLKTFVEMLYQTTFDLSSRKKHSLALYPLVTCLLCVSQKQFFLNNWHIFLQNCLSHLKMPSNNSIRKQIETLQNKDPKMSRVALESLYRLLWVYIIRIKCESNTVTQSRLLSIVSALFPKGSRSVVPRDTPLNIFVKIIQFIAQERLDFAMKEIIYDLLCVGKSHKTFTINPERMNIGLRAFLVIADSLQQKDGEPPMPTTGIIMPSGNTLRVKKIFLNTTLTDEEAKVIGMSLYYPQVRKALDNILRHLDKEVGRSMSMTSVQMSNKEPEDMITGERKPKIDLFRTCVAAIPRLIPDGMSRQDLIELLAKLTIHMDEELRGLAFTTLQALMVDFPEWREDVLSGFAYFIVREVTDVHPTLLDNAVKMLLQLISQWRQAVQSSNKSHDAQVSSSGHSLSLERNLPLGVLHVVEGLALVVLCSCRPATRKLAVNVLKEVRALHTALGIGKGDEELAIDVMDRLSASVLESFIHLTGADQTNLLYCPSGIDLQTLAEWSSSPISHQFDVVSPSHIWVFAHVTQGQDPWVISFSSYLRQENLPKHCPTALNYAWMFAYTRLQLLSPQVDINSPINAKKVNSLNSSDSYIGLWRNYLILCCSCASSSPSMCSSSSTSGSVRCSPPETLASTPDSGYSYDSKIVGTPSPSSLFKHIVPMMRSESMDITESLVLGLGRTNPVAFRELIEELNPIIKEALERRPENMKRRRRRDILRVQLVRIFELLADAGVISQIASGGLDVESHSLNSTLLEYVDLTRQLLEAENDKDSDTLKDIRCHFSALVANIIQNVPVHQRRTIFPQQSLRHSLFMLFSHWAGPFSIMFTPLDRYSDRNMQINRHQYCALKAMSAVLCCGPVADNVGLSSDGYLYKWLDNILDSQDKKVHQLGCEAVMLLLELNPDQSNLMFWAVDRCYTGSRRVAAGCFRAIANVFHNRDYQFDTVVLLNLILFKAADSSRDIYEVAMQLLQILEPKLFRYAHKLEIQRTDGILTPPSPLPHLYSVSYYQLSEELARTYPELTLPIFSEVSQRIQTAHPGGRQVMLHYLLPWMNNVELVDFKPTIRRPEDCGSGEDEEDVQDRESMMVNSRRWLRGEGWGSPRATTMVLNNLMFMTAKYGDEFAWSEIENVWTTLADSWPKNLKIILHFLISMSGVNSDPSLLPYVKRVVVYLGRDKTMQLLEELMCELELTDPVSSAVTHMDNPPYYRITSSYKIPSVTSGTTSSSNTIVPGTNGHHDSKIKDSNMEDSYTHLDIYSGLNSNLNRQHHRLESRYSSSSGGSYEDEKSDSMPLYANWRLKVMDHNQPEPLPFPPTGGCWSPLVDYLPETNTPAVPLHRCNIAVILLTDLIVDHGVKVEWSAYLHLLLHAVFIGFDHHHPEVYEHCKRLLLHLLIVQGANSSVQSVAMVLLRNRDYNDPRVLTVKPVAPEFNLTVVPTGVQELLPDCQPSPMTDSGLSSSSTSSSISLGAGGTALSHLSPTLLSEVDVTAEQDEKAKALIEFITSRKRGPLWNHEDVSPKNPNIKSADQLSVFVRHVMTVFKHSQTGFQLESLLSEIALRTALSCSSRHYAGRSFQIFRALKQPLTPATLSDILSRLVETVGDPGEEAQGFVIELLLTLESGIDTLADTVKNYDLLTALSQTSTRDHLLGPKFAANRKSTGQLNLNSSGLLHYVHTRSNSLRASLMGERKADRRRCNTLDIADRLGGSHGNLARTRSLSSLGGGGNPCGDTIPPVDPSNLMATVFWIAASLLESDYEFEYLLALRLLNKLLGQLPLERADSRERLEMVQAKLKWYNFPGLLQLFLKGFTSASTQELTIHLLSKLISVSRHTLVDPSQVAGFPLNILCLLPHLIQHFDSPTPFCKETADKIAKVCADEKSATLSNLAHMMSLYSTHSYSRDCNNWINVVCRYLHDAFAEKTLNLVTYLAELLEKGLPGMQQSLLQIIYSLLSHIDLSAAPVKQFNLEIMKIIGKYVQSPHWKEAQNILKLVVSRSASLVVPDDVQRSYSTESCGSPEIAFTRIFNNSSKELPGKTLDFHFDISETPIIGHKYGDQRTAAGRNGKPQVIAVTRSTSSTSSGSNSNGLVQVSWKRPQLSQRRTRERLMNVLSLCGPESGMPKNPSVRLLSYSKASDKVVFSSNEDLDSSDQQTSLIPTVEEVVREEEVQGEDTGSEQQFGVFKDFDFLDVELEDAEGESMDNFNWGVRRRSLESMDKGDTPSLQECQYTGSTPSLNLTNHEDTDESSEEEVLSASQILTRSGLLNSDSATDETASNHVDSLQQSQESSSSAVTEEATVLPSVPSLPRLDSPILEMTHSDSTSSQLPEDAVSMTAADELSSSVSEDTGFCSAPPLPSDPPELCDIPDSQDLQDTQDHQDTQDPPEDLDPAPPPPPAIDTPPGSLCEEEPQTVLPLCLHIPPDTNPDLDPDSTCGSVWEEDVTQALKELDERCEEEEADFSGMSSQDEGDADGFPEIQASPPPSPFLSAILAAFQPVAYDNEEDAWRCHVNQMLSDTDGSSAVYTFHVFSRLFQGIQRKFGSITHASVRFLGERLQRMGNQFLSSLEVMTSCSQCPTVLLDAETLVSCGLLETLKFSVLELQEHLDTYNAKREAAELWLENCRKTFGDKDSNQRPNTHAQELELCRRLYKLHFQLLLLFQAYCKLISRVDTIKREAEVTNMSEELTILESCLKEAETGNDGQEDVCMSDNAQTNTETAIQSLIETLRARDFSSALTQVKVFRSLWPNDIFGNETDNAVQTLLHIYFRHQTLGQTGCLAVVGPNRDLSQASTRLMELNLQIREALSQAQACQAHTTMVSTGL, encoded by the exons TTAATAAGCTCTATGAGCTCAATAGCAGAACACTGTTTGCCCTCCCTACTGCGCACACTGTTTGACTGGTACCGACGGCAGAGTGGCACTGAAGATGAGTCTTACGAGTACAGGCCTCGCTCTAGTACAAAGTCTAAAGG AGATGAACAGCATCGGGATAAGGATTACCTTCTAGAACGACGAGACTTAGCCATagatttcattttttgtttagtCTCAGTTGAAGTTCTAAAACAG ATTCCACTTCATCCAGTGCCAGATGTTTTAGTACATGAAGTTCTAAACCTGGCATTCAAGCACTTTAAACACAAAGAGGG GTACTGTGGCCCCAACACTGGCAATGTACACATCATCGCAGACCTGTATGCTGAGGTCATAGGGGTTCTTACACAGTCAAA GTTTCAGGCGGTCAGGAAGAAGTTCATCACAGAACTTAAGGAGCTGAGGCAAAAAGAGCAGAGTCCCTACATTGTCCAGAGCATTATCAGTCTCATCATGGGCATGAAGTTCTTTCGGGTTAAAATGTATCCTGTGGAGGATTTTGAGGCTTCTTTTCAGTTCATGCAG GAATGTGCCCAGTATTTCCTGGAAGTCAAGGATAAGGACATAAAGCACGCTCTAGCAGGCCTTTTTGTTGAGATTCTCATCCCTGTCGCAGCT GCGGTAAAAAATGAAGTCAACGTGCCATGCCTGAAAACCTTCGTGGAGATGCTCTACCAGACCACATTCGACCTTAGCTCCAGAAAGAAGCACTCTTTG GCTCTTTATCCCTTGGTGACATGCTTGCTCTGTGTCAGCCAAAAGCAGTTCTTCCTCAACAACTGGCACATCTTCCTCCAGAACTGCCTCTCGCACCTGAAG ATGCCGTCTAACAACAGCATCCGAAAGCAGATTGAGACGCTGCAG AACAAAGATCCTAAAATGTCTCGTGTAGCATTGGAGTCCCTCTACAGATTGCTCTGGGTCTACATTATCAGGATCAAGTGTGAAAGTaacactgtcacacagag tCGACTACTCAGCATCGTTTCAGCACTTTTCCCCAAAGGCTCCCGCAGTGTGGTGCCTAGAGACACACCTCTCAACATCTTTGTCAAGATCATCCAGTTCATAGCTCAG GAAAGGCTGGACTTTGCTATGAAGGAGATTATCTATGACCTCCTCTGTGTTGGCAAGTCTCACAAAACCTTTACCATCAATCCAGAG AGGATGAATATTGGTCTGCGAGCCTTTTTGGTGATTGCTgacagtctacagcagaaagaTGGGGAGCCTCCAATGCCCACCACAGGCATCATCATGCCCTCTGGCAACACCTTGCGTGTCAAAAAGATATTCCTTAACACCACACTCACTGATGAAGAAGCAAAAGTCATTG GCATGTCGCTGTACTACCCACAGGTGAGAAAAGCCTTGGACAACATCCTACGTCACCTGGATAAAGAAGTGGGGCGCTCCATGAGCATGACCAGTGTACAGATGTCCAACAAGGAGCCTGAGGACATGATCAC aggagaaagaaagccAAAGATTGATCTGTTCCGTACATGCGTGGCTGCCATCCCAAGACTAATACCAGATGGCATGAGCAGACAAGACCTAATAGAGCTTCTCGCCAA GCTCACCATTCACATGGATGAGGAGCTGCGTGGCCTGGCCTTTACCACTCTTCAGGCCCTGATGGTGGATTTCCCAGAGTGGCGGGAGGATGTACTTTCAGGATTTGCTTACTTCATAGTCAGAGAAGTGACTGATGTTCACCCCACTCTTCTTGACAATGCTGtcaaaatgctgctgcagctcatcagcCAGTGGAGGCaggcagtgcagagcagcaatAAGAGTCATGATGCACAG GTGTCAAGCAGTGGCCATTCTCTGTCATTGGAGCGTAACCTTCCATTAGGGGTGCTCCATGTGGTGGAAGGTTTGGCATTAGTGGTGCTTTGTAGCTGCCGCCCTGCCACTCGCAAGCTAGCGGTTAACGTCCTCAAGGAGGTGCGcgcactgcacactgctttGGGCATTGGAAAG GGAGATGAAGAACTGGCTATTGATGTAATGGATAGGCTAAGTGCATCAGTGTTGGAGAGCTTCATTCATCTCACAGGAGCAGACCAG ACCAACCTGCTGTATTGCCCTAGTGGGATTGATCTTCAGACACTGGCAGAGTGGAGCTCATCTCCCATTAGCCACCAGTTTGATGTAGTGAGCCCTTCACACATCTGGGTGTTTGCCCATGTCACTCAGGGCCAGGACCCCTGGGTCATCAGCTTCTCCAGCTACCTGCGACAAGAGAATCTACCCAAACATTGCCCCACTGCTCTCAACTATGCCTGGATGTTTGCCTACACccgcctgcagctgctgtcaccACAAGTGGATATAAA TAGCCCCATCAATGCCAAGAAAGTAAACAGTCTGAACAGCAGTGACTCCTACATTGGCCTGTGGAGGAACTACCTgattctctgctgcagctgtgcctCTTCGTCGCCCTCCATGTGttcctcatcctccacctctGGCTCCGTCCGTTGCTCCCCGCCTGAGACGCTGGCGTCCACGCCGGACAGCGGCTACAGTTATGATTCAAAG ATCGTTGGCACTCCGTCCCCCTCTTCCCTGTTTAAACACATTGTTCCAATGATGCGCTCTGAGAGCATGGACATCACAGAGTCTCTTGTGTTGGGGCTTGGCAGGACCAACCCCGTGGCCTTCAG AGAGCTGATAGAGGAGTTAAATCCCATCATCAAAGAGGCTCTAGAACGAAGACCTGAA AACATGAAGCGACGCAGGCGTCGTGACATCCTCAGGGTCCAGCTGGTTCGGATATTTGAGctacttgctgatgctggtgtcATCAGTCAAAT AGCCAGTGGAGGGTTAGATGTAGAGAGCCACTCTCTGAACAGTACACTGCTTGAGTATGTGGATCTGACCAGGCAGTTGCTTGAGGCTGAAAATGACAAGGactctgacacactgaaggACATTCGCTGTCACTTCAGTGCACTTGTTGCCAATATCATTCAGAATGTTCCAG TACATCAAAGGAGGACCATCTTCCCACAGCAGTCATTGAGACACAGTCTGTTCATGCTGTTCAGTCATTGGGCTGGGCCTTTCAGTATCATGTTCACTCCCTTGGATCGCTATAGCGACAGAAATATGCAGATCAACCGGCATCAGTACTGTGCACTAAAG gccatgtctgcagtgttgtgttgtggaCCTGTAGCGGACAATGTTGGCCTCTCCTCTGATGGCTACCTCTACAAGTGGCTGGACAACATCCTGGACTCTCAGGACAAGAAG GTTCATCAGCTGGGATGTGAGGCAGTGATGCTGCTCCTGGAGCTGAATCCAGACCAGAGCAACCTCATGTTTTGGGCTGTAGACCGCTGTTACACTGGCTCCCGTCGTGTAGCTGCAGGCTGCTTTAGGGCCATCGCTAACGTTTTTCACAACAG GGATTACCAATTTGACACTGTGGTGCTGCTGAACCTTATCCTGTTCAAGGCAGCTGATTCTTCCAGGGATATCTATGAAGTGGCCATGCAGCTGTTACAG ATCCTGGAACCCAAGCTCTTCCGTTATGCCCACAAATTGGAGATCCAGCGAACGGATGGCATCCTGACCCCTCCCTCACCACTGCCACACCTCTACTCTGTGTCTTACTACCAGCTGTCTGAGGAGCTTGCACGGACATATCCAGAGCTCACTCTTCCCATCTTCTCAG AGGTGAGCCAGCGTATCCAAACAGCGCATCCTGGTGGTCGTCAAGTAATGTTGCACTATCTCCTACCTTGGATGAATAACGTGGAGCTGGTTGATTTTAAACCAACCATACGGCGACCAGAAGACTGCGGCAGtggtgaagatgaggaggatgtgCAGGACCGTGAAAGTATGATGGTCAACAGCCGGCGCTGGCTCCGCGGAGAGGGTTGGGGATCCCCCCGTGCAACAACGATGGTGCTAAACAACCTCATGTTCATGACCGCCAAG TATGGGGATGAGTTTGCCTGGTCAGAGATTGAGAATGTATGGACCACATTAGCCGACAGTTGGCCAAAGAACCTCAAAATCATTCTACATTTCCTCATCAGTATGTCGGGTGTCAACAGTGACCCCAGCCTCTTGCCCTAT GTGAAACGAGTGGTGGTTTACTTGGGCAGAGATAAGACTatgcagctgctggaggagttGATGTGTGAGCTTGAGCTGACTGATCCTGTTAGCTCGGCTGTCACTCATATGGACAACCCCCCCTATTACCGCATCACCTCCAGTTACAAGATCCCCTCAGTCACCTCAG GAACAACCTCCAGCAGCAATACCATAGTGCCAGGAACCAATGGTCATCATGACAGCAAGATAAAAGATTCCAATATGGAAGACAG TTACACACACTTGGATATCTACAGTGGTCTCAATAGCAACTTGAACCGCCAGCACCACCGCCTGGAATCTcgttacagcagcagctctggggGCTCATATGAAGATGAGAAGA GTGACTCCATGCCACTTTATGCTAACTGGCGTTTGAAAGTGATGGATCACAATCAGCCAGAGCCTCTCCCCTTCCCACCAACAGGAGGCTGCTGGTCTCCCCTCGTGGACTACTTACCAGAGACAAATACCCCAGCTGTACCACTCCACAG ATGTAACATTGCAGTCATCCTGCTGACAGACCTCATTGTGGACCATGGGGTCAAAGTAGAGTGGAGCGCCTACTTGCACCTCCTGCTGCATGCAGTTTTTATAG GGTTTGATCACCACCACCCAGAGGTCTACGAGCATTGTAAACGGCTGCTGCTTCATCTGCTTATTGTCCAGGGTGCAAATAGCAGTGTTCAGTCTGTGGCTATGGTGCTTTTACGTAACAGAGACTATAATGATCCGAGGGTCCTGACTGTGAAGCCAGTTGCTCCAGAGTTcaacctcacag tTGTTCCCACAGGAGTGCAGGAGTTGTTGCCAGACTGTCAGCCCTCACCTATGACAGACTCCGGCCTCAGTTCGAGCTCTACTTCCTCCAGTATAAGCCTTGGAGCCGGAGGTACCGCACTGTCACACCTGTCCCCAACACTTCTCAGTGAGGTAGATGTCACCGCAGAACAAGACGAGAAGGCCAAAGCCCTAATTGAGTTCATCACTTCAAG AAAGCGGGGTCCGCTCTGGAATCACGAGGATGTGTCGCCTAAGAATCCCAACATCAAGAGCGCTGACCAGCTGAGTGTTTTTGTCAGACATGTGATGACTGTCTTTAAACATTCCCAGACAG GTTTCCAACTGGAGTCTTTGCTGAGTGAAATAGCACTTAGGACAGCTCTGTCTTGCTCTTCTCGCCACTATGCTGGTCGCTCGTTCCAAATTTTCCGGGCACTCAAACAACCTCTGACTCCTGCTACACTGTCTGACATTCTTTCTCGGCTTGTTGAGACTGTAGGAGACCCAGGGGAGGAGGCTCAG gGCTTTGTCATTGAACTACTCCTGACACTGGAGTCAGGTATTGATACATTAGCCGACACGGTCAAAAACTATGACCTCCTCACTGCTTTATCACA AACCTCTACTCGGGATCACTTGTTGGGGCCTAAGTTTGCTGCCAACAGGAAAAGTACAGGCCAACTGAACCTCAACAGCAGTGGCCTCCTCCATTATGTCCACACTCGTAGCAACTCGCTTCGTGCCAGCTTGATGGGTGAACGGAAAGCTGACAGACGTAGGTGTAACACCTTAGACATAGCAGACCGACTTGGTGGTAGCCATGGTAACCTGGCACGCACACGGAGCTTATCATCTCTTGGCGGGGGAGGGAATCCATGTGGGGACACCATACCCCCTGTGGACCCTTCAAATCTGATGGCCACAGTGTTCTGGATTGCTGCCTCGTTGCTCGAGTCGGACTATGAGTTTGAGTATCTGCTGGCCCTGCGACTGCTCAACAAGCTGCTTGGCCAGCTACCTCTGGAACgtgctgacagcagagaacGTCTGGAGATGGTCCAAGCCAAGCTGAAGTGGTACAACTTCCCTGGCCTATTGCAGCTCTTCCTGAAGGGCTTCACATCTGCCTCTACTCAGGAGCTTACCATCCACCTGCTCAGCAAGCTCATTAGTGTCTCCAGACATACGTTAGTAGACCCTTCACAAGTAGCAG GTTTTCCTTTGAACATCCTGTGCCTCCTACCACACCTCATTCAGCACTTTGACAGCCCCACTCCTTTCTGTAAGGAGACGGCTGATAAAATAGCCAAGGTGTGTGCAGACGAGAAGTCAGCCACACTGTCCAACCTGGCCCACATGATGAGCCTGTATAGCACGCACAGCTACTCTCGCGACTGCAACAACTGGATCAACGTGGTTTGCCGTTACCTCCATGATGCCTTTGCTGAGAAAACTTTAAACCTGGTCACTTACCTTGCTGAG CTGTTGGAGAAGGGCCTTCCCGGCATGCAGCAGTCCTTGTTACAGATAATCTACAGTCTTCTGAGTCATATTGACCTGTCAGCAGCCCCTGTCAAACAGTTCAATCTTGAGATCATGAAGATTATTGGCAAATATGTACAG agcCCACATTGGAAAGAAGCCCAAAACATTCTGAAGTTGGTTGTGTCTCGATCTGCCAGCCTTGTTGTTCCAGATGATGTGCAGCGCTCTTACAGTACAGAATCATGCGGGTCTCCAGAAATTGCCTTCACACGCATATTTAACAACTCTTCCAAAGAACTGCCTGGGAAGACTCTGGACTTCCACTTTGACATCTCAGAG ACTCCGATTATTGGGCATAAATATGGCGATCAGCGTACTGCAGCAGGCCGCAATGGAAAGCCACAAGTAATCGCTGTAACAAGGAGTACCTCGTCTACATCATCTGGTTCTAACTCCAATGGTCTGGTGCAAGTAAGCTGGAAGAGGCCTCAACTCTCCCAG AGAAGAACCAGAGAGAGGCTGATGAATGTCCTGTCTCTATGTGGTCCAGAATCTGGCATGCCTAAAAATCCATCTGTAAGACTCCTCTCCTACTCTAAGGCCTCAGATAAG GTGGTATTCTCATCCAATGAGGATTTGGACTCATCAGACCAGCAAACTAGTCTTATCCCcacagtggaggaggtggtgagagaagaggaggtgcaaggagaggacacaggcagTGAGCAGCAGTTTGGTGTCTTTAAGGACTTTGACTTCCTAGATGTGGAATTAGAGGATGCTGAG GGGGAGAGCATGGACAACTTCAACTGGGGGGTGCGCCGTCGCTCCCTGGAGAGCATGGACAAAGGAGACACACCGTCTTTGCAGGAGTGCCAGTACACAGGCAGCACGCCAAGCCTCAACCTAACCAACCACGAGGACACAGATGAATCGTCTGAGGAGGAGGTACTGAGCGCTAGCCAGATTCTCACCCGCTCTGGCCTT CTCAACAGTGACTCTGCAACAGATGAAACTGCATCCAACCATGTGGACTCCTTGCAGCAGTCTCAGGAGTCATCCAGCAGTGCTGTGACCGAAGAGGCAACTGTGCTGCCCTCTGTACCATCACTACCACGACTGGATAGCCCAATTTTGGAGATGACCCATTCAGACAGCACCAGCAGCCAGCTGCCTGAG GATGCTGTCAGCATGACGGCAGCCGACGAGCTTAGTAGCAGTGTGAGTGAGGACACTGGGTTCTGCAGCGCCCCCCCTTTGCCTTCTGACCCACCTGAGCTGTGCGATATCCCAGACTCGCAGGACCTTCAAGACACTCAGGACCACCAAGACACCCAGGACCCTCCAGAGGACTTAGAtcctgccccccctcccccaccagCCATAGACACACCACCGGGGTCTCTTTGTGAGGAAGAGCCCCAAACAGTgctgcctctgtgtctgcacATACCGCCAGATACAAATCCTGATCTCGATCCTGATAGCACCTGTGGCTCTGTTTGGGAAGAAGATGTGACACAGGCCCTGAAGGAGCTGGATGAGCgttgtgaggaagaggaggcagactTCTCTGGCATGTCTAG tcaaGATGAAGGTGACGCAGACGGTTTCCCAGAGATCCAGGCCTCTCCGCCCCCTTCGCCATTCCTCTCTGCCATTCTGGCAGCATTCCAGCCTGTTGCCTATGACAATGAGGAGGATGCTTGGCGTTGTCATGTCAACCAGATGTTGTCAGACACAGATGGGTCTTCTGCTGTTTACACATTCCACGTGTTCTCTCGACTATTTCAG GGTATTCAGAGAAAATTTGGCTCCATTACACATGCATCTGTTCGCTTTCTTGGGGAAAGGCTCCAACGAATGGGTAATCAGTTCCTCAGCTCCCTGGAAGTCATGACATCTTGTTCACAGTGTCCTACTGTGCTTCTGGATGCAGAGACG CTGGTCTCTTGTGGACTGTTGGAGACTCTGAAGTTTAGTGTGCTGGAGTTGCAGGAACATCTGGACACCTACAATGCcaagagagaagcagcagagctt tGGCTAGAGAACTGCAGGAAAACATTTGGCGACAAAGACAGCAACCAACGACCCAACACTCATGCACAG gagctGGAGTTATGTCGGAGGCTCTATAAACTGcactttcagctgctgctgctgtttcaggcCTACTGTAAGCTCATCAGCAGGGTGGACACTATCaagagagaagcagag GTGACCAACATGTCTGAAGAGCTCACTATCTTGGAGAGCTGCCTGAAGGAggcagaaacaggaaatgatggCCAGGAAGATGTGTGCATGTCAGACAATGCTCAGACCAACACAGAGACAGCAATCCAGTCACTGATTGAAACTCTTAGAGCCAGAGACTTCAGTTCTGCACTCACACAGGTCAAAGTCTTCAG GTCTCTGTGGCCCAATGATATCTTCGGCAATGAGACTGATAATGCAGTCCAGACCCTTCTGCACATCTACTTTCGTCACCAGACGCTTGGCCAGACAGGCTGCTTAGCAGTGGTGGGCCCCAACAGAGACTTGTCTCAGGCTAGCACCCGCCTCATGGAGCTGAACCTGCAGATCCGGGAGGCTCTGAGTCAGGCACAAGCCTGCCAGGCCCACACCACCATGGTCAGCACTGGACTGTGA